GGCGGCCGGGTCGACCGCCTTGATCATGTCGTACAGCGTGAGCCCTGCCACACTGACGGCGGTCAGTGCCTCCATCTCCACCCCCGTCCGGTCGGTGCTGCGCACCGTCGCGGTGATCTCGACGTCCGACTCGCGGACGGTGAATTCGACGTCGACGCCGGTCAGCGCCAGCTGGTGGCACAGCGGGATCAAGTCGCTGGTGCGCTTGGCCGCCAGAATTCCGGCGACGCGCGCGGTGGCCAAGGCGTCACCTTTGGGCAGGCCGCCGGTGGAAATCAGCGCGACCACGTCAGTGGAGGTGCGCAGTGCTCCCGCCGCGACGGCGGTCCGCTTGGTTGCGCCCTTTTCGCTGACGTCAACCATATGCGCCGCGCCGCGCTCGTCCAGGTGCGACAGTGCGCCCGATGCCCCGGACGCCCCAGCCATCACCGGCCTACCAGGTGGTGTCTGTGACGGGATGCACGTAGGGCAGGTCGGTTGCCGGCAGTGGAAATACCAGATCCCCGAACGGGGACAAGGCACCCGTCCGATCGGTCGCCAGTTCGCTTACCGGATGGTCATCGGGATCCGTCGCGGGCCAGCCGTTGTCGACGTACCTGGTTTTGCGGGCCTTGCCCTCAGCAATGTCAGCCACGACGACCATTCTGACAGGTCGCGCATCGGCATGTCGCGCAAGCCCGCCAGTTTTGGAGGAAGCGGGGACTGCTGTGGATGGACGCCAGTTCGCCGCCGTCGCCGAGTGAGCCGGCTGCTTTACGCTGGTCAGCGATGACCGACAACACCCCGGATATCCCGCTGGGGTCCTGGCTGGCCGACTTGTCCGACGAGCGGCTGATCCGGCTGCTCGAGCTGCGGCCGGACCTCGCCCAACCCCCGCCGGGCAGCATCGCCGCGCTGGCCGCGCGTGCGCAAGCCCGGCAGTCGGTCAAGGCTGCCACCGATGACCTGGACTTTCTGCGGCTTGCGGTGCT
This genomic window from Mycobacterium saskatchewanense contains:
- the moaC gene encoding cyclic pyranopterin monophosphate synthase MoaC, with the translated sequence MAGASGASGALSHLDERGAAHMVDVSEKGATKRTAVAAGALRTSTDVVALISTGGLPKGDALATARVAGILAAKRTSDLIPLCHQLALTGVDVEFTVRESDVEITATVRSTDRTGVEMEALTAVSVAGLTLYDMIKAVDPAARIDDIRVLRKEGGKTGTWER